One region of Agrobacterium tumefaciens genomic DNA includes:
- the hemE gene encoding uroporphyrinogen decarboxylase: MSERKVLKVLNGQTVTPPPIWLMRQAGRYLPEYRETRKNAGSFLDLCYNPELATEVTLQPIRRFGLDAAILFSDILVIPDGFNRNVSFSEGKGPAMDPIDVDGIDRLDASNVIAHLSPVFETVSRLRHTLPDETTLLGFCGAPWTVATYMIAGHGTPDQAPARLFGYREPAAMEKLLALLAEVSADYLVAQIDAGADAVQIFDSWAGVLGEREFEEYAVKPVARIIASVRARRPSAKIIAFAKGAGYLLKDYRRKTGADAIGLDWSVPLGFARDLQKEGPVQGNLDPMLMVAGGKALEDGIDAVLQALGQGPLIFNLGHGITPQADPENVARLVQRVRAGGAGA, encoded by the coding sequence ATGAGCGAGCGCAAGGTTTTAAAGGTGTTGAACGGGCAGACGGTCACACCTCCGCCCATATGGCTGATGCGGCAGGCAGGGCGTTACCTTCCGGAGTACAGGGAAACGCGAAAGAACGCCGGCAGTTTCCTCGATCTCTGTTATAATCCCGAACTGGCAACCGAAGTGACCCTTCAGCCCATTCGCCGGTTCGGTCTTGATGCAGCTATCCTCTTTTCCGATATTCTGGTGATACCGGATGGGTTTAATCGCAATGTTTCCTTCAGCGAGGGAAAGGGTCCGGCCATGGATCCGATCGATGTGGATGGCATCGACAGGCTGGATGCGAGCAATGTGATTGCGCATCTTTCACCCGTTTTCGAAACCGTCTCACGTTTGCGCCATACCTTGCCGGATGAGACGACGCTTCTCGGTTTTTGCGGTGCGCCCTGGACGGTCGCAACCTACATGATTGCCGGCCACGGAACGCCTGATCAGGCGCCGGCGCGGTTGTTCGGTTATCGGGAGCCGGCAGCTATGGAAAAGCTTCTTGCCTTGCTGGCTGAGGTTTCCGCCGACTACCTTGTGGCGCAGATTGATGCCGGCGCCGATGCGGTGCAGATTTTCGATTCCTGGGCCGGGGTGCTCGGCGAGAGGGAATTCGAGGAATATGCGGTAAAACCCGTCGCCCGTATCATCGCTTCGGTGCGCGCTCGCCGCCCCTCCGCGAAGATCATCGCCTTCGCCAAGGGGGCCGGTTATCTTTTGAAGGATTATCGCCGCAAAACAGGCGCAGACGCCATCGGCCTCGACTGGTCGGTGCCACTCGGTTTCGCAAGGGACTTGCAGAAGGAAGGCCCGGTACAGGGCAATCTGGACCCCATGCTGATGGTGGCGGGTGGCAAGGCTCTGGAGGACGGTATCGACGCTGTGCTGCAGGCTCTGGGACAGGGCCCGC
- a CDS encoding pyruvate, water dikinase regulatory protein → MENKKSFFHLHLISDSTGETLMSAGRAVSAQFHASMPVEHVYPMIRNQKQLAQVVDLIDKEPGIVLYTIVDQQLAEFLDLRCHAIGVPCVNVLEPIIGIFQTYLGAPSRRRVGAQHALNADYFARIEALNFAMDHDDGQMPESYDEADIVIIGISRTSKTPTSIYLANRGIKTANIPVVPNVPLPESLYAATRPLIVGLVATSDRISQVRENRELGATGGFDSGRYTDRATIMEELKYARALCARNNWPLIDVTRRSIEETAAAILALRPRTR, encoded by the coding sequence GTGGAGAACAAAAAAAGTTTCTTCCATTTGCACCTGATTTCGGACTCAACAGGAGAGACTCTCATGTCGGCCGGTCGTGCCGTCTCGGCGCAGTTCCACGCTTCGATGCCGGTGGAACATGTTTATCCGATGATCAGGAACCAGAAGCAGCTCGCCCAGGTGGTGGATCTGATCGACAAGGAACCGGGCATCGTTCTTTATACGATCGTGGATCAGCAGCTGGCCGAGTTCCTGGATTTGCGCTGCCACGCGATCGGGGTGCCCTGCGTCAACGTCCTCGAGCCGATCATCGGCATTTTCCAGACCTATCTAGGCGCACCTTCGAGACGGCGGGTCGGGGCGCAGCACGCGCTGAACGCGGATTATTTCGCCCGGATCGAAGCGCTCAATTTTGCGATGGACCATGATGACGGGCAAATGCCGGAAAGCTATGACGAAGCCGATATCGTCATCATTGGGATCAGTCGAACGTCGAAAACACCGACAAGCATCTATCTCGCCAACAGAGGCATAAAGACCGCCAATATACCGGTCGTTCCAAACGTGCCGTTGCCGGAAAGCCTTTATGCCGCCACCCGTCCTCTGATCGTTGGTCTTGTCGCGACATCGGACCGCATATCCCAGGTTCGTGAAAACCGGGAACTCGGTGCGACTGGCGGATTTGACAGCGGACGCTACACGGATCGCGCCACCATCATGGAAGAGCTGAAATATGCGCGTGCGCTCTGTGCCCGTAACAATTGGCCGCTGATCGATGTTACACGCCGCTCCATAGAGGAAACGGCCGCGGCAATCCTTGCCCTTCGCCCGAGGACACGATAA
- a CDS encoding Maf-like protein, which translates to MKQELILASSSASRQMLMRNAGLTFSAIPADIDERALDEQLEKNGAKPEEVALELAKAKALAVSALHPQALVLGCDQTMALGARVYHKPKTMAEAEAHLLSLSGKVHRLNSAAVLARGGDVVWQTISSAELSVRTLSAEFVSRHLQRVGEKALTSVGAYQLEGEGIQLFTSIEGDYFTILGLPLLPLLMKLRDMDVIDG; encoded by the coding sequence ATGAAACAAGAGTTGATCCTCGCCTCGTCCAGCGCATCCCGTCAGATGTTGATGCGCAATGCGGGGCTGACATTTTCGGCGATCCCGGCGGATATTGACGAGCGCGCGCTCGACGAGCAGCTGGAAAAAAATGGCGCAAAGCCGGAAGAGGTTGCGCTGGAACTGGCCAAGGCCAAGGCGCTCGCGGTAAGTGCCCTGCATCCGCAAGCACTCGTTCTTGGATGCGACCAGACGATGGCGCTCGGTGCCCGGGTGTACCACAAGCCAAAAACCATGGCCGAAGCCGAAGCACATTTGCTCTCATTATCCGGCAAGGTTCATCGATTGAACAGTGCAGCCGTTCTTGCCCGCGGGGGTGATGTCGTATGGCAGACGATCTCCAGTGCCGAGCTTTCGGTGCGAACTTTGAGCGCCGAATTCGTCTCCCGCCACCTGCAACGCGTGGGTGAAAAGGCCTTGACCAGTGTCGGTGCCTATCAGCTCGAGGGCGAAGGAATCCAGCTATTTACTTCGATAGAGGGGGATTATTTCACCATTCTTGGCCTGCCGCTTCTGCCTCTCTTAATGAAACTGCGCGACATGGATGTCATCGATGGCTGA
- a CDS encoding shikimate dehydrogenase, whose product MADSRETLTINAFVVGYPIKHSRSPIIHSYWLKKFGIPGSYKAIEVAPDDFPDFISALKEQGPGAAVGGNVTIPHKEAAFKLADSPDELAEELGAANTVWMEEGRLHATNTDGYGFVSNLDERHPGWEKTDRAVVFGAGGASRAVVQSLRDRGIAEIHVLNRTVERAREMADRFGARVFSHPQGALHEVMQDAGLFVNTTSLGMDGTEAPEIDFSPLAASAVVTDIVYVPLRTPILQMAQTQGIATVDGLGMLLHQAKPGFKKWFGKTPEVDDTLRSLIIEDMEKH is encoded by the coding sequence ATGGCTGATTCACGTGAAACATTAACTATAAACGCCTTCGTTGTCGGTTATCCGATCAAGCACTCCCGGTCACCGATCATCCATTCCTACTGGCTGAAAAAATTCGGGATACCCGGCTCCTATAAGGCCATTGAGGTTGCCCCCGATGACTTCCCCGATTTCATCTCGGCACTAAAAGAACAGGGACCTGGTGCAGCGGTGGGTGGCAACGTCACCATTCCGCACAAGGAAGCGGCCTTTAAGTTGGCGGACAGTCCCGATGAGCTGGCGGAGGAACTGGGTGCAGCCAATACCGTCTGGATGGAAGAGGGCAGGCTGCATGCCACCAACACGGATGGCTATGGCTTCGTTTCCAATCTCGATGAGCGCCATCCCGGATGGGAGAAAACCGACCGGGCGGTGGTGTTCGGAGCCGGCGGTGCAAGCAGGGCCGTCGTTCAGTCGCTGCGGGACCGCGGCATTGCCGAAATCCACGTCCTGAACCGCACGGTCGAACGTGCCCGTGAAATGGCCGACCGTTTCGGTGCACGGGTTTTTTCTCATCCTCAGGGCGCACTTCATGAAGTCATGCAGGACGCCGGGTTGTTTGTGAACACGACATCGCTGGGTATGGACGGAACGGAAGCGCCCGAGATTGATTTTTCGCCGCTCGCTGCAAGTGCTGTTGTAACCGATATCGTCTATGTGCCGTTGAGAACCCCCATCCTCCAGATGGCGCAGACACAGGGTATTGCGACGGTCGATGGGCTTGGCATGCTCCTTCATCAGGCAAAACCCGGCTTTAAAAAATGGTTCGGCAAAACGCCGGAAGTTGATGACACTCTTCGTTCCCTCATCATTGAGGATATGGAGAAACATTGA
- the coaE gene encoding dephospho-CoA kinase (Dephospho-CoA kinase (CoaE) performs the final step in coenzyme A biosynthesis.) has translation MIVIGLTGSIGMGKTTTAKLFAAEGIPVLDSDAVVHDLYSAEAVPMIEAAFPGTTISGTVDRLELANILRENPANFRKLEAIVHPLVRERQEAFLRKAREENQNFAVLDIPLLFETGGETRVDKVVVVSCAPEIQRQRVLSRPGMTEEKFEMILARQMPDAEKRRRADFIIDSGNGVEAAWDQVREILQRLSAGSGNGEKNA, from the coding sequence ATGATCGTCATCGGTCTCACCGGCTCGATCGGAATGGGAAAAACGACCACGGCGAAACTGTTTGCCGCGGAAGGGATACCGGTTCTCGATTCTGATGCGGTCGTGCACGACCTCTATTCAGCAGAAGCCGTGCCGATGATCGAAGCCGCCTTTCCGGGCACGACCATTTCCGGCACGGTCGACCGTCTTGAACTCGCTAACATCCTCAGGGAGAATCCGGCTAATTTTAGAAAGCTGGAAGCAATCGTCCATCCGCTTGTTCGTGAAAGACAGGAAGCTTTCCTCCGTAAGGCGAGAGAGGAAAATCAAAATTTCGCCGTTCTCGATATCCCGCTACTGTTTGAAACCGGCGGGGAAACGAGGGTCGATAAAGTAGTCGTTGTTAGTTGCGCGCCGGAAATACAGCGCCAGCGGGTTTTGTCCCGTCCCGGCATGACGGAAGAGAAATTCGAAATGATATTGGCCCGGCAGATGCCCGATGCCGAAAAGCGCCGGCGCGCCGATTTTATCATCGATAGCGGAAATGGTGTCGAAGCGGCATGGGATCAGGTAAGAGAAATTCTGCAGAGACTAAGTGCCGGTTCGGGCAACGGAGAGAAAAATGCGTGA
- the dnaQ gene encoding DNA polymerase III subunit epsilon: protein MREIIFDTETTGLESKLDRVIEIGGIELNNHFPTGRTLHIYINPEDRKVHPDALAVHGITDDFLKDKPKFAEVVDEIREFFEGARWVAHNATFDMGFINAEFARLGIAPVSSELVTDTLSLARRKHPMGPNSLDALCRRYGIDNSHRTKHGALLDSELLAEVYIEMIGGRQTALGFGSGSKQQAVTIEDDDVPNEPLQRPHPLPSRLDAETIAAHGKLVLGMGDKAIWNRYQN from the coding sequence ATGCGTGAGATCATTTTCGATACGGAAACCACAGGCCTTGAATCGAAACTAGACCGCGTGATCGAAATCGGCGGCATCGAGCTCAACAACCATTTTCCGACCGGCCGCACATTGCATATTTATATCAACCCGGAAGATCGCAAGGTTCACCCGGACGCGCTTGCGGTGCATGGCATCACCGACGACTTCCTGAAAGACAAGCCGAAATTCGCCGAAGTCGTCGACGAAATCCGCGAATTTTTTGAAGGTGCCCGCTGGGTGGCGCATAATGCGACATTCGACATGGGTTTCATCAATGCGGAATTTGCCCGCCTCGGCATTGCGCCGGTCTCATCTGAATTGGTGACGGATACGCTTTCGCTTGCACGCCGCAAGCACCCGATGGGTCCGAATTCCCTCGATGCACTTTGCCGACGTTACGGGATCGACAACTCCCACCGCACCAAGCACGGCGCGCTTCTCGACTCCGAACTGCTCGCCGAAGTCTACATAGAAATGATTGGTGGGCGCCAGACAGCGCTCGGTTTCGGTTCCGGCTCCAAACAGCAAGCGGTCACTATCGAGGATGATGATGTCCCGAATGAGCCGTTGCAAAGGCCCCATCCTCTACCATCAAGACTGGATGCGGAGACCATCGCGGCGCACGGCAAGCTCGTTCTCGGCATGGGCGACAAGGCGATCTGGAACCGTTACCAGAATTAA
- the secB gene encoding protein-export chaperone SecB, with the protein MTAENGAQGAVSPSLNILTQYIKDLSFENPGAPRSLQARDNAPSININVNVNANPISGSDFDVVLTLNAEAKDGDKVLFAAELVYGGVFRIAGFPQEHMLPVLFIECPRLLFPFARQIIADVTRNGGFPPLMIDPIDFAQMFSQRVAEEQARAKVQAVPN; encoded by the coding sequence ATGACCGCTGAAAATGGCGCACAGGGCGCAGTTAGTCCTTCCCTCAACATTCTTACCCAGTACATCAAGGATCTTTCTTTCGAAAATCCGGGTGCTCCTCGTTCGCTTCAGGCTCGTGACAATGCGCCGTCGATCAACATCAATGTCAATGTCAACGCAAACCCGATTTCGGGTTCGGATTTCGACGTTGTGCTGACGCTGAATGCCGAAGCCAAGGATGGCGACAAGGTTCTGTTTGCAGCCGAGCTGGTTTATGGCGGCGTGTTCCGCATTGCCGGTTTCCCGCAGGAACATATGCTGCCGGTGCTGTTCATTGAGTGCCCGCGCCTGCTGTTCCCCTTCGCACGCCAGATCATCGCCGATGTCACCCGCAATGGTGGCTTCCCGCCGCTGATGATCGATCCGATCGATTTCGCGCAGATGTTTTCGCAGCGCGTTGCCGAGGAACAGGCCAGAGCCAAGGTTCAGGCCGTACCGAACTGA
- a CDS encoding FxsA family protein, whose protein sequence is MRFSFLPIVILMMPILEIAGFIIVGKTIGLWLTLALVLFTSFLGLLILRLGGIGMVRNLQAAGRTGAQPADELVNGAMRVVAGILLFIPGFITDILGLLLLSKTVRRFFWKILGPRVVVAGSFRQSGQPGGQTGPQPGDFSGFSNGQGNKGSSKVVDLDEQEFHREGPKDSPWSQKPDDRNLPKP, encoded by the coding sequence ATGCGTTTTTCCTTTCTCCCCATCGTCATCCTGATGATGCCAATCCTGGAAATTGCCGGTTTCATCATCGTCGGCAAGACAATCGGTCTGTGGCTGACATTGGCGCTCGTCCTGTTCACGTCGTTTCTGGGGTTGCTGATCCTGCGGCTCGGCGGCATCGGCATGGTGAGAAATCTTCAGGCCGCAGGTCGTACCGGCGCCCAGCCTGCCGATGAGCTGGTCAATGGCGCCATGCGCGTCGTGGCGGGCATCCTGCTGTTCATCCCGGGTTTCATCACCGATATACTCGGTCTCCTGCTTCTGTCGAAAACGGTGAGACGTTTTTTCTGGAAGATCCTCGGACCCCGCGTCGTCGTGGCCGGTTCTTTTCGCCAGTCGGGTCAACCCGGCGGCCAGACCGGGCCGCAACCCGGTGACTTTTCCGGGTTCAGCAATGGTCAGGGAAATAAGGGTAGCTCCAAGGTCGTGGACCTCGACGAACAGGAGTTTCACCGCGAAGGGCCCAAGGATTCTCCCTGGTCCCAAAAGCCGGATGATCGCAACCTGCCCAAACCCTGA
- a CDS encoding Tim44/TimA family putative adaptor protein — protein sequence MGFSDFITLFFLVAAVLIFLQLRSVLGRRTGNEKPPFDPYTPRDVAKGPVTDDNKVVTLPKRSEAEDENRFAEADALAPVDTALNTSLRELMTKDPTFRPKEFLNGARMAYEMIVMGFADGDRKTLKNLLSKEVFDGFEAAISERESRGEVVKSTFVGIEKADITQAGIRDSEEQITLRIVSQLISATYDKDGKLVDGDPDAVAEVDDIWTFSRDVRSRDPNWKLIATESEQ from the coding sequence ATGGGCTTTAGCGACTTTATCACATTGTTTTTTCTCGTTGCAGCGGTGCTGATCTTTCTTCAGCTGCGCAGCGTTCTTGGTCGCCGAACCGGCAATGAGAAGCCGCCATTCGACCCTTACACGCCGCGCGATGTCGCGAAAGGCCCCGTCACGGACGATAACAAGGTCGTGACCCTGCCCAAACGCTCTGAGGCGGAGGACGAAAACCGCTTTGCCGAGGCGGATGCTCTGGCACCCGTCGATACTGCCTTGAATACATCCCTGCGCGAGCTGATGACCAAGGACCCGACCTTCCGCCCCAAGGAATTCCTGAACGGCGCCCGCATGGCCTATGAGATGATCGTCATGGGTTTTGCCGATGGTGACCGCAAGACGTTGAAGAACCTTCTGTCGAAGGAAGTTTTCGACGGGTTCGAGGCGGCCATTTCCGAGCGGGAAAGTCGCGGCGAGGTGGTCAAGTCCACTTTCGTGGGAATAGAGAAGGCCGATATCACCCAGGCCGGTATCCGCGATTCCGAAGAGCAGATCACGCTCAGAATAGTCAGCCAGCTGATTTCGGCCACCTATGACAAGGATGGCAAGCTGGTGGACGGCGATCCCGATGCGGTTGCGGAAGTGGACGACATCTGGACCTTCTCGCGTGATGTCCGCTCGCGCGATCCCAACTGGAAGCTGATCGCCACTGAATCCGAGCAATGA
- the mltA gene encoding murein transglycosylase A → MNTPFSFEEVSFGDLPGWQEDDPRKLFPAMRTILSHLRNSKPYRTGALGLTAGELASLLELADEEQADSPQQARRFFETNCVPFKISPPGGKRGFVTAFYEPELEVSSVRDDVWKYPLYRRPPELVDIDDENRPSGFDPSYAFGREGEDGISYFPDRRAIDEGYLQGRGLEIAWARSKVDLFFVHVQGAARLLFPDGEVKRITYAAKAGHPFSPIGRLLLDRGELDPKTISMQTIRKWLADHPDEVDGVLWHNRSYIFFREADVAGLDMGPIAAAKVPLVAGRALAVDRLIHTFGFPVFIHAPSLTHLDNGKPFARLMLALDTGSAIVGPARGDIFTGSGFEAGELAGTVRNDADFYMLLPHVAAKRYRR, encoded by the coding sequence ATGAATACGCCCTTTTCGTTCGAAGAAGTTTCTTTCGGTGATCTGCCGGGATGGCAGGAGGATGATCCGCGTAAGCTGTTTCCGGCGATGCGGACGATCCTGTCACATCTTCGGAATTCAAAACCCTACAGGACCGGCGCGCTGGGTCTCACCGCCGGCGAACTGGCCTCGCTTCTGGAACTGGCCGATGAGGAACAAGCGGATAGTCCCCAGCAGGCCCGCCGGTTTTTCGAGACGAATTGTGTACCTTTCAAAATTTCACCACCCGGCGGAAAACGCGGTTTTGTAACTGCCTTTTATGAACCGGAGCTTGAGGTATCGTCAGTCCGCGACGATGTCTGGAAGTATCCGCTCTACCGCCGCCCACCGGAGCTGGTGGATATCGATGACGAAAATCGCCCGAGCGGTTTTGATCCGTCCTATGCTTTTGGCAGAGAGGGCGAGGACGGCATTTCCTATTTTCCCGATCGCCGCGCGATCGACGAAGGATATCTGCAGGGCAGGGGGCTTGAGATTGCCTGGGCGAGATCGAAGGTCGATCTGTTTTTCGTCCACGTTCAGGGTGCTGCCCGTCTTCTGTTTCCTGATGGAGAGGTGAAACGCATCACCTATGCCGCCAAGGCCGGGCATCCGTTCTCGCCGATCGGTCGGTTGCTTCTGGATCGTGGGGAACTGGATCCGAAAACGATCTCGATGCAGACAATTCGCAAATGGCTCGCCGACCATCCGGATGAGGTGGATGGGGTGCTATGGCATAATCGCTCCTATATTTTTTTCCGGGAGGCTGATGTTGCCGGTCTGGATATGGGACCGATCGCCGCCGCCAAGGTGCCGCTGGTCGCGGGGCGGGCGCTTGCGGTGGACAGGCTCATCCACACCTTCGGTTTTCCCGTCTTTATCCATGCGCCGTCATTGACCCACCTGGATAATGGCAAGCCCTTCGCGCGGTTGATGCTGGCGCTCGATACCGGCTCGGCCATCGTTGGCCCGGCACGCGGCGACATTTTCACCGGCTCGGGTTTCGAAGCCGGGGAACTTGCAGGCACAGTGCGCAACGACGCCGATTTCTATATGCTGCTGCCGCATGTTGCTGCGAAAAGGTATCGGCGATGA
- a CDS encoding Smr/MutS family protein — protein MKGSRKLGKEERILWGKVARTARPISGRLEDLLAFDDIEEAAAEPVVPQTANAVFPRMLAEPVDVSTFTPDKKPKIHQPMEKPVKRKLTRGRLPLEGRIDLHGMFQSEAHAVLLDFLLRAHERGLRHVLVITGKGRSIGSDGALKRAVPMWFAKPEYRYLISSYEDASANHGGDGALYVRLARRKGEKS, from the coding sequence ATGAAGGGCAGTCGAAAGCTTGGCAAGGAAGAACGCATTCTGTGGGGTAAGGTCGCAAGAACAGCCAGACCCATCTCCGGCAGGCTGGAAGATTTGCTGGCTTTCGACGATATCGAGGAAGCCGCGGCGGAACCTGTCGTCCCGCAAACGGCAAACGCCGTCTTCCCTAGGATGCTCGCGGAGCCGGTGGACGTTTCGACCTTTACGCCGGACAAGAAGCCAAAAATTCATCAACCGATGGAAAAGCCGGTTAAGCGCAAGTTGACGCGCGGGCGGTTGCCGCTGGAAGGCCGTATCGATCTGCATGGCATGTTTCAGAGCGAAGCCCATGCGGTTCTGCTCGATTTTTTATTGCGGGCGCACGAACGGGGCCTCCGGCACGTGCTCGTCATCACCGGTAAGGGTCGCTCCATCGGCAGCGATGGTGCGCTGAAAAGGGCCGTGCCCATGTGGTTCGCCAAACCGGAATATCGTTACTTGATTTCATCCTATGAGGATGCATCCGCCAATCACGGCGGCGATGGCGCTCTCTATGTCCGTTTGGCGCGCCGCAAGGGTGAAAAATCATGA
- a CDS encoding helix-turn-helix domain-containing protein, translated as MTPFAEAVRLLRERKGVTQKEMAAAIGVSPAYLSALEHGKRGKPSFDLLQRIAGYFNIIWDEAEELFFLAGSSDPKVAIDTVGLPPQYTAFANRLARDIRKLPLSVIEELSAVLQKSRSCD; from the coding sequence ATGACGCCCTTTGCAGAAGCCGTGCGGCTGCTTCGTGAGCGCAAGGGCGTGACTCAGAAGGAGATGGCAGCGGCAATCGGCGTTTCCCCCGCTTATCTCTCGGCACTGGAGCACGGCAAACGCGGCAAACCGAGCTTCGATCTCCTCCAGCGCATCGCCGGATATTTCAACATCATCTGGGATGAGGCGGAGGAATTGTTCTTTCTCGCCGGCTCCTCCGACCCCAAGGTGGCGATCGACACGGTCGGTCTGCCGCCGCAATATACGGCTTTTGCCAATCGGCTGGCGCGGGATATTCGCAAGCTGCCGCTGAGTGTGATAGAGGAACTGTCAGCGGTGCTACAAAAAAGCCGTTCTTGCGATTGA